In one window of Posidoniimonas corsicana DNA:
- a CDS encoding competence type IV pilus major pilin ComGC produces MKKHGPPGRGGFSFLELMVAVVIIGIIASIVVPRVSVSADSAKGKTRDHHIAHLNHLVELHHIEHDAWPTSLDDLAPQLLPDGPPDPPQGGSYTINPASHRVEHTPGP; encoded by the coding sequence ATGAAAAAGCACGGACCGCCTGGACGCGGCGGCTTCTCGTTTCTTGAGCTCATGGTGGCCGTGGTGATCATCGGCATCATCGCGTCAATCGTGGTGCCGAGGGTATCCGTCTCGGCCGACTCGGCCAAGGGCAAGACTCGCGATCACCACATTGCCCACCTCAACCACCTTGTGGAGCTGCACCACATCGAGCACGACGCCTGGCCGACCAGCCTGGACGACCTGGCGCCACAGCTCCTGCCCGATGGCCCGCCGGACCCGCCGCAGGGAGGGTCCTACACCATCAACCCCGCCAGCCACCGGGTTGAGCACACGCCCGGCCCGTAG
- a CDS encoding serine/threonine-protein kinase — MADKPSQSQPPRADDESHQPTLHQDLPDISSSQRPTLDSHASDVQLAGDDTLPAPSFRPPVGKPTGERRVSVLEPGEQLDDFVVERVLGKGAFGVVYLARQVSLDRQVALKVAANEGSEGRTMARLEHDYIVQVFSEAVDESGRLRLLCMQLVPGASLEGVIYNLHRREGADRQGWNGADYLAVVESRAQVSDVLDTTALRDRQLLHGYDSVQASAWVGGRLAEAVDYAHRQGVLHRDIKPANILVNQYGRPMLADFNISFRSFEEGASADSTFGGTLAFMAPEHLDAFNPLSGVSPDEVDEQSDVYSLAIVIHELLTGRRPFDDPKRTDQRTQFIKSLADSRRNSPPPITDVPPSARKTLLRVIAKGLEGEKPDRWTSGAKFAGALDGCREMRSAERELPKPKWYTHAARRAPFLWLVLLAIGPQTIGSVVNISYNFAEIVSNPELLTPEQRAFFLTRLVPIYNALVYPTLIGVGVAAVAPVFLAWKRLKAAQRVSEEEVARARRRAVALPYWMLGIAAAGWLPGGILFPWLLDRLLEAPVSGQVYAAFLMSFTLSGLIAVAYSFCGLQILALHVLYPRMWVDPTNFHEVARRELANTPFRLSLINVLSFAIPLFAGLVVLAPPAVIAFLDGEKVVTEPIGVRLLLMGLIVLGLAGFMITGAATRRMAVAYNALVGRQSRV; from the coding sequence ATGGCAGACAAGCCCTCTCAATCCCAGCCGCCGCGAGCCGACGACGAGTCGCACCAGCCCACCCTGCATCAAGACCTGCCGGACATCAGCTCCAGCCAACGGCCCACGCTCGACTCGCACGCCTCGGACGTGCAGCTCGCCGGCGACGACACACTGCCCGCCCCCAGCTTCCGCCCCCCCGTTGGCAAGCCGACCGGCGAACGCCGCGTCAGCGTGCTGGAGCCGGGCGAGCAGCTCGACGATTTCGTCGTCGAGCGCGTGCTCGGCAAGGGGGCGTTTGGCGTGGTGTACCTGGCCCGACAGGTCTCGCTCGACCGCCAGGTCGCGCTCAAGGTGGCGGCCAACGAGGGGAGCGAGGGCCGCACCATGGCCCGGCTCGAGCACGACTACATCGTGCAGGTGTTCTCCGAAGCGGTTGACGAGTCGGGCCGGCTCCGGCTGCTGTGCATGCAACTGGTGCCGGGCGCCTCGCTCGAGGGCGTGATCTACAACCTCCACCGCCGCGAGGGCGCCGACCGCCAGGGCTGGAATGGGGCCGACTACCTGGCCGTCGTCGAGTCCCGCGCACAGGTGAGCGACGTGCTCGACACCACCGCCCTGCGCGACCGGCAGCTGCTGCACGGCTACGACAGCGTGCAGGCGTCCGCCTGGGTCGGCGGGCGGCTGGCCGAGGCGGTCGACTACGCCCACCGCCAGGGCGTGCTGCACCGCGATATCAAGCCGGCCAACATCCTGGTCAACCAGTACGGCCGGCCGATGCTGGCCGACTTCAACATCTCGTTCCGGTCGTTCGAGGAAGGGGCGTCGGCCGATTCGACCTTCGGCGGCACCCTCGCGTTCATGGCGCCCGAGCACCTCGACGCGTTCAACCCGCTCAGCGGCGTCTCGCCCGACGAGGTCGACGAGCAATCGGACGTCTACTCGCTGGCGATCGTGATCCACGAGCTGCTGACGGGCAGGCGCCCCTTCGACGACCCGAAACGCACCGACCAACGCACACAATTTATCAAGTCGCTGGCCGACTCACGCCGTAACTCGCCGCCGCCGATAACCGACGTGCCGCCCTCTGCACGCAAGACTCTGCTGCGCGTGATCGCCAAGGGTCTCGAGGGTGAGAAGCCGGACCGCTGGACCAGCGGCGCCAAATTCGCCGGCGCCCTGGACGGGTGCCGGGAGATGCGATCCGCTGAGCGAGAGCTGCCCAAGCCGAAGTGGTACACCCACGCGGCGCGGCGGGCGCCGTTCCTGTGGCTGGTTCTGCTGGCGATCGGACCGCAGACCATCGGCAGCGTGGTCAACATTTCCTACAACTTTGCCGAGATCGTCAGCAACCCCGAGCTGCTTACGCCGGAGCAGCGGGCGTTCTTTCTGACCAGACTGGTGCCGATCTACAACGCGTTGGTGTACCCAACTCTGATCGGCGTCGGCGTGGCGGCGGTCGCCCCCGTGTTCCTCGCCTGGAAGCGGCTGAAGGCCGCCCAGCGGGTCAGCGAGGAGGAGGTCGCTCGTGCCCGCCGCCGCGCGGTCGCCCTGCCCTACTGGATGCTCGGGATCGCTGCCGCGGGCTGGCTGCCGGGCGGGATCCTCTTTCCGTGGCTGCTCGACCGGCTACTCGAAGCCCCGGTCAGCGGGCAGGTCTACGCGGCGTTCCTGATGTCGTTCACCCTGTCGGGGCTGATCGCGGTGGCGTACTCGTTCTGTGGGCTGCAGATACTCGCGTTGCACGTGCTCTACCCCCGGATGTGGGTCGACCCGACCAACTTCCACGAGGTCGCCCGCCGCGAACTGGCCAACACGCCGTTCCGGTTGTCGCTGATCAACGTGCTGAGCTTCGCGATTCCGCTGTTCGCCGGACTGGTGGTGCTGGCGCCCCCCGCGGTTATCGCCTTCCTCGACGGAGAGAAGGTGGTCACCGAACCGATCGGCGTGCGGCTGCTATTGATGGGGTTGATTGTGCTCGGACTGGCGGGGTTCATGATCACCGGCGCCGCGACGCGTCGCATGGCGGTCGCGTACAACGCGCTGGTTGGCCGGCAGAGCCGCGTTTGA
- a CDS encoding RNA polymerase sigma factor produces the protein MESWDDRLSRIPTLWSMVRRAHGDGQTEVGEAQRELLERYGGAVRRYALAALRNEEAADDVFQEFALRFVRGDFQKANPEKGRFRSFLKTTVYHLIVDYQRKKKRGAREAQMGDDAPEPVAADEESMGELFNESWRDDLLSRTWESLETLEQTTGKPYHTALRLRVEHPEARSPELAELLSDRLGKPMKAGAARVLLHRSREAFADLLLEEVAHSLDDASMQRLEEELIDLNLLEYCRPAFEKKASAEAEEPS, from the coding sequence ATGGAATCGTGGGACGATCGCCTCAGTCGCATCCCAACCCTCTGGTCGATGGTGCGCCGCGCGCACGGCGATGGCCAGACCGAGGTGGGCGAGGCCCAGCGGGAACTGCTGGAACGCTACGGCGGCGCGGTCCGCCGTTACGCGCTGGCCGCCCTCCGCAACGAGGAAGCGGCCGACGACGTCTTCCAGGAGTTCGCCCTCCGGTTCGTCCGTGGCGACTTCCAGAAGGCGAACCCCGAGAAGGGGCGGTTCCGCAGCTTTCTGAAGACCACCGTCTACCACCTGATCGTCGACTACCAGCGCAAGAAGAAGCGCGGCGCCCGTGAAGCCCAGATGGGCGACGATGCACCCGAGCCGGTAGCGGCCGATGAAGAGTCCATGGGTGAGCTCTTCAACGAGTCGTGGCGAGACGACCTGCTCTCGCGGACCTGGGAGAGCCTGGAGACGCTCGAGCAGACCACCGGCAAGCCGTACCACACTGCGCTCCGCCTGCGTGTCGAGCACCCCGAGGCCCGCTCGCCCGAGCTGGCCGAGCTGCTCAGCGACCGGCTCGGCAAGCCGATGAAGGCGGGCGCAGCGCGGGTGCTGCTGCACCGCTCGCGCGAGGCGTTCGCCGACCTGCTGCTGGAAGAGGTGGCGCACTCGCTGGACGACGCGAGCATGCAGCGGCTGGAGGAGGAGCTGATCGACCTCAATCTGCTGGAGTACTGCCGGCCGGCCTTCGAGAAGAAGGCCTCGGCGGAAGCCGAGGAACCGTCGTAG
- a CDS encoding family 16 glycoside hydrolase, translating into MTALAVAALHLVLSVAPLSAQTEGRQVQLTVDTGKTLHEVNPNVYGHFYEHIYHSANGGLWGELIWNRSFELSNSGGGDWSVENGEIVQSASATDVRFVFGDPSWDDYEVKLQARKEEGAEGFLLLFRAADEDNFYWLNLGGWGNTRHAIEKESDSNRRQLGGGSEGRIESGRWYDIRIRVDGGRIQCWLDGDQVVDARDERRPHLKGMIGLGTWGTQARFRNLRVTSLDGSRTLLESTPDVPSTSVAIDFWEPFGPGQIERVKDAFNNEYSAQVTAGGEATGLRQDNFRFVPQAYKGSLAMKGDLPAGVKVELLDGDRVLGQSVLGPPTAGWAEYPFEIVASDAAENGSVRLTALGEGTVKLDHFTMMGQDAIDHDGFRPDLLKAVQGLRPPIIRWPGGCFASVYLWKDGVGPQSQRRIYSAYMWEDQDINSLGTDEYMALCDKVGAEPMLVINTGVLDSGCGAPAQFQLASKDDYLPYALDWLEYCNGDATTPMGALRAKHGHPEPYNVEYWELDNETWGAGVDAYIEKVKEFAPALRAKAKELGTPIKIIACGGNRFDMRWNRTLIDACAPLFDYISIHNYENPDNFASGVPRYEQLLVDLADYIADSDNPDMEIYNSEWNAQSTDWRTGLYAGGLLNAYERQGAKFTLGGPALFLRHTSAGGWDNAFINFDHTGWFPAPNYVVMKLWWDNYALQFLSLEGDQSGCNIVATRSEDGKSVILKAVNPQDTTATVTVELDGGFTPKAASMQYVAPGDLRARNTLDDPNAVDIELGPVELAGKQLTFELPAYSAAVVTAE; encoded by the coding sequence GTGACGGCACTGGCTGTCGCCGCACTGCACCTCGTGCTTTCCGTGGCGCCCCTCTCGGCGCAAACGGAGGGCCGTCAGGTTCAACTCACTGTCGATACCGGAAAGACGCTGCACGAGGTCAACCCCAACGTCTACGGGCACTTCTACGAGCATATCTACCACTCGGCCAACGGCGGCCTGTGGGGCGAGCTGATCTGGAACCGCAGCTTCGAGCTGAGCAACAGCGGCGGGGGCGACTGGTCGGTCGAGAACGGTGAGATCGTCCAGTCCGCCAGCGCGACCGACGTGAGATTCGTGTTTGGCGACCCGTCGTGGGACGACTACGAGGTCAAGCTCCAGGCCCGCAAGGAAGAAGGCGCCGAGGGCTTCCTCCTGCTGTTCCGCGCCGCCGACGAGGACAACTTCTACTGGCTCAACCTCGGTGGTTGGGGCAACACGCGGCACGCCATCGAGAAGGAATCCGACAGCAACCGCCGGCAGCTGGGCGGCGGATCCGAGGGACGGATCGAGTCGGGCCGCTGGTACGACATCCGCATCCGCGTCGACGGCGGCCGCATCCAGTGCTGGCTCGATGGCGATCAGGTGGTGGACGCACGCGACGAGCGGCGGCCCCACCTCAAGGGCATGATCGGGCTCGGCACGTGGGGCACGCAGGCCCGCTTCCGCAACCTGCGGGTCACCAGCCTCGATGGCAGCCGGACGCTGCTTGAGTCGACGCCCGACGTGCCGTCGACTTCGGTGGCCATCGACTTCTGGGAGCCCTTCGGCCCGGGACAGATCGAGCGTGTCAAAGACGCGTTCAACAACGAGTACAGCGCCCAGGTCACCGCCGGCGGCGAAGCCACCGGGCTGCGGCAGGACAACTTCCGATTCGTGCCGCAAGCGTACAAGGGATCGCTCGCCATGAAGGGCGACCTTCCCGCAGGCGTCAAGGTCGAGCTGCTCGATGGCGACCGCGTGCTCGGCCAATCGGTACTTGGACCGCCCACCGCCGGCTGGGCGGAGTACCCGTTTGAGATCGTCGCGTCGGACGCTGCTGAGAACGGCTCCGTGCGCCTGACGGCGCTCGGCGAGGGAACCGTCAAGCTCGACCACTTCACGATGATGGGCCAGGACGCCATCGACCACGACGGCTTCCGCCCCGACCTGCTCAAGGCGGTGCAGGGCCTGCGCCCGCCGATCATCCGCTGGCCGGGCGGCTGCTTCGCGTCGGTCTACCTCTGGAAGGACGGCGTCGGGCCGCAGAGCCAGCGGCGGATCTACTCGGCTTACATGTGGGAGGACCAGGACATCAACTCGCTGGGGACCGACGAGTACATGGCGCTGTGCGACAAGGTCGGCGCCGAGCCGATGCTGGTGATCAACACGGGCGTGCTCGACTCCGGCTGCGGCGCGCCGGCGCAGTTCCAGCTCGCCTCGAAGGACGACTACCTTCCCTACGCGCTCGATTGGCTGGAGTACTGCAACGGCGACGCCACCACGCCGATGGGCGCGCTGCGTGCCAAGCACGGCCACCCCGAACCCTACAACGTCGAGTACTGGGAGCTGGACAACGAAACCTGGGGCGCCGGCGTCGACGCCTACATCGAGAAGGTGAAAGAATTCGCTCCGGCGTTGAGGGCGAAGGCCAAAGAGCTGGGCACGCCGATCAAGATCATCGCCTGCGGCGGCAACCGCTTCGACATGCGTTGGAACCGGACCCTGATCGACGCCTGCGCTCCGCTGTTCGACTACATCAGCATCCACAACTACGAGAACCCCGACAACTTTGCGAGCGGCGTGCCCCGGTACGAGCAGCTGCTGGTGGACCTGGCCGACTACATCGCCGACTCCGACAACCCCGATATGGAGATCTACAACTCCGAGTGGAACGCGCAGTCGACCGACTGGCGGACGGGACTCTACGCGGGCGGACTGCTCAACGCGTACGAGCGTCAGGGCGCCAAGTTTACGCTCGGCGGCCCTGCCCTGTTCCTGCGGCACACGTCGGCCGGCGGGTGGGACAACGCGTTTATCAACTTCGACCACACCGGCTGGTTCCCGGCGCCCAATTACGTCGTGATGAAGCTGTGGTGGGACAACTACGCCCTGCAATTCCTCTCGCTCGAAGGGGACCAGTCGGGGTGCAACATCGTCGCGACCCGCAGCGAGGACGGCAAGTCTGTCATCCTCAAGGCGGTGAACCCGCAGGACACCACGGCGACCGTGACCGTTGAACTCGACGGCGGCTTCACTCCCAAGGCCGCCTCCATGCAGTACGTCGCCCCGGGCGACCTGAGGGCACGCAACACGCTCGACGACCCCAACGCCGTCGACATCGAGCTGGGCCCGGTGGAGTTGGCCGGCAAGCAGCTGACGTTCGAGCTGCCCGCGTACTCGGCAGCGGTGGTCACGGCTGAGTAG
- a CDS encoding DUF5695 domain-containing protein yields MSHFSRPSATVAFLVLTSIGFITAAIAVDAEEAPAAVAPALKFETPGFHLSLDPRSHNVVALSPKGAESGWEGKPFDFTPADQMSVRGENGFHHLGDMTLLTRVGDEGEWQAFDSSANRRPVEAVDRDGVLAAADLTPTFGDGFPLRVVRAWRVGDDGVLTMEVELINDGESPVTVGGLEFPAVFNNMIFDFTTKRPRSLDEAHAVCSFVDPYIGQDAGYLQVTRLTGTGKVLVVMPSAEHPTPLEAFRPVADRSWLGQTFEGISSWVVYSEAWAQTEWRGAIPWNEPTSVTLAPGKKVTHALRFALADDLRAVDQTLRDSGRPVALGVPGYIVPQGQDIQLFIDPAGRAIDSLTCEPEGALTIKQSETSENGWEPVSVRGEQWGRSRLTVTYRDGAKQTIHYYVTKPFAEAFGDLGDFLFDKQWFDDQSDPFNRSPSVITYDRGHDRQVTQATRVWFAGLSDEAGSGSWVAGTAKQLGLPNREECSKLARFVDETIWGGLQFDQGPRKYGVKKSMFFYEPKLLPDFDYIEGDWGSWTSWDKKHADDTGRAYNYPHVTAAHWTLYRLLRNHPGLVENAQHDWSWYLDKAFNTAKFLGGGFDVGVGWRNMGLMEGSVFKLVLDDLRFEGWDEQADELEALMRNRAEHWNSLKYPYGSEMAWDSTGQEEVYTWCRHFGFDEKAEVTLNAVLAYMPTVPHWGYNGNARRYWDFIYGGAPGQGIERQIHHYGSGLNSIPVLDAYRRSPDDFYLLRVGYGGSSGALSAIDQEGFAACAFHSNPARLEWDDYSGDNGPNFFGHATTVGSYLVKHPELGWLGFGGSVDTTDGVTLTPYDTFRQRVYLAPLGLYLTLDAGRFESVQYHSDSGDVTLTLAPADQATAKALLRIERPADLDGVGEYAPAGSYDQERAAWVAPLAAEPTVLTLRPSNR; encoded by the coding sequence TTGAGTCACTTCAGCCGACCCTCCGCCACGGTGGCGTTCCTGGTGCTCACCTCGATTGGATTCATCACAGCTGCGATTGCCGTCGATGCCGAAGAGGCGCCCGCGGCCGTCGCGCCCGCGTTGAAGTTTGAGACGCCCGGCTTCCATCTGAGCCTCGACCCACGCTCGCACAACGTCGTCGCGTTGAGCCCGAAAGGCGCCGAGTCGGGATGGGAAGGCAAACCTTTTGACTTTACGCCCGCGGACCAGATGAGTGTGCGGGGTGAGAACGGATTCCACCACCTCGGCGACATGACCCTGCTCACGCGGGTCGGCGATGAGGGCGAGTGGCAGGCGTTCGACAGCAGCGCCAATCGTCGCCCGGTTGAGGCCGTCGACCGCGATGGGGTGTTGGCCGCCGCTGACCTGACCCCCACGTTCGGCGATGGTTTCCCGCTGCGGGTCGTCCGGGCTTGGCGTGTGGGCGACGATGGCGTGCTGACCATGGAAGTTGAACTGATCAACGATGGCGAGTCGCCCGTCACGGTTGGTGGGCTGGAGTTCCCCGCCGTGTTCAACAACATGATCTTTGACTTCACGACAAAGCGGCCGCGTTCGCTGGACGAAGCCCACGCGGTCTGCTCATTCGTAGACCCCTACATCGGGCAGGACGCCGGCTACCTGCAAGTCACGCGCCTCACGGGGACCGGTAAAGTGCTCGTTGTCATGCCGTCCGCTGAGCACCCGACGCCGCTCGAGGCTTTCCGGCCGGTTGCCGATCGCTCGTGGCTCGGCCAGACGTTTGAAGGGATCAGCTCGTGGGTCGTCTACAGCGAGGCGTGGGCCCAGACCGAGTGGCGCGGCGCGATCCCCTGGAACGAGCCTACCTCGGTGACACTGGCGCCGGGAAAGAAGGTGACCCACGCCCTGCGATTCGCACTGGCCGACGACCTGCGTGCTGTCGACCAGACGCTGCGCGATTCGGGGCGGCCTGTGGCCCTGGGGGTGCCCGGGTATATCGTGCCGCAGGGGCAGGACATTCAACTGTTCATCGATCCCGCTGGGCGCGCTATCGATTCGCTTACCTGCGAACCCGAAGGCGCACTAACCATCAAGCAGAGCGAAACTAGCGAGAACGGCTGGGAGCCTGTCTCGGTGCGCGGCGAGCAGTGGGGTCGCAGTCGGCTTACCGTCACCTACCGCGACGGCGCCAAACAGACCATCCACTACTACGTAACCAAGCCGTTCGCCGAGGCGTTCGGAGATCTCGGCGATTTTCTCTTTGACAAGCAGTGGTTTGACGACCAGAGCGACCCGTTCAATCGTTCCCCGTCGGTCATCACCTACGACCGCGGCCACGACCGTCAGGTAACACAAGCGACGCGAGTCTGGTTCGCCGGCCTGAGCGACGAGGCGGGCAGCGGCTCGTGGGTCGCAGGGACCGCCAAGCAACTGGGCCTGCCCAATCGCGAAGAATGCTCCAAGCTGGCCCGCTTCGTCGATGAGACCATCTGGGGGGGCCTCCAATTCGACCAGGGACCCCGGAAGTACGGCGTGAAGAAGAGCATGTTCTTCTACGAGCCAAAACTGCTGCCCGACTTTGACTACATCGAGGGCGACTGGGGGTCGTGGACGAGCTGGGACAAGAAGCACGCCGACGACACCGGTCGGGCCTACAACTACCCGCACGTGACCGCGGCGCACTGGACGCTGTACCGACTGCTACGCAACCACCCCGGGCTGGTTGAGAACGCCCAGCACGACTGGAGCTGGTACCTCGACAAGGCGTTCAACACTGCCAAGTTCCTGGGCGGCGGGTTCGATGTGGGCGTTGGCTGGCGCAACATGGGCCTGATGGAGGGCAGCGTGTTTAAGCTTGTGCTGGACGACCTCCGATTCGAGGGCTGGGACGAGCAGGCCGACGAACTCGAGGCCCTGATGCGCAACCGCGCCGAGCACTGGAACTCGCTGAAGTACCCGTACGGATCGGAGATGGCGTGGGACTCTACCGGGCAGGAGGAAGTCTACACCTGGTGCCGACACTTCGGCTTCGACGAGAAGGCGGAGGTGACCCTCAACGCGGTGCTCGCCTACATGCCGACCGTGCCGCACTGGGGCTACAACGGCAACGCGCGTCGGTACTGGGACTTCATCTACGGCGGCGCGCCTGGCCAGGGCATCGAACGCCAGATCCACCACTACGGGTCGGGCCTCAACAGCATCCCCGTGCTCGACGCCTACCGACGCAGTCCGGACGACTTCTACCTCCTGCGGGTCGGATACGGCGGCAGCAGCGGCGCCCTGTCGGCCATCGACCAGGAGGGCTTCGCCGCGTGCGCATTCCACTCCAACCCCGCCCGCCTGGAGTGGGACGACTACTCCGGGGACAACGGACCCAACTTCTTCGGCCACGCGACCACCGTCGGCAGCTACCTCGTCAAGCACCCTGAGCTCGGCTGGCTCGGCTTCGGCGGCAGCGTCGACACAACCGACGGCGTTACGCTGACGCCCTACGACACGTTCCGCCAACGCGTGTACCTCGCCCCGCTTGGCCTGTACCTCACGCTAGACGCCGGCCGGTTTGAGTCGGTCCAGTACCACTCGGACAGCGGCGACGTGACGCTCACGCTCGCTCCGGCCGATCAGGCCACCGCTAAGGCGCTACTCCGCATCGAACGTCCCGCCGATCTGGACGGTGTCGGCGAGTACGCGCCCGCGGGCAGCTACGACCAGGAACGCGCCGCCTGGGTGGCGCCGCTCGCGGCCGAGCCGACGGTCCTCACGCTACGGCCCAGCAACCGCTAG
- a CDS encoding MFS transporter, with protein sequence MAFARSSLPLRRAVRLANVNAALWATGAGLTPTLLVTYLAMEHGAQGFGVSWVLAAPRFAGLLRLLVPAAIGWLGSRKRVCVFCYAGSAGLLAALPVASAPTESATTTPGLATLLVLWTGYQVLEYFGTTALWSWLGDLYPPRVRGRMIGVREKWLTRGQIAGALSGFLITSTWGDNATARWVPLAASTCVGALFMASAVAPLAAMPNLRSPPSLATGRSHRRALNELLTSPLLRLLAWSMLLSVANGIAAAARGVYPYRVLGLAYPTMLTLTVGMRAGQSLTAPAAGRWVDRWGVRRMDRLRGPQRRSRRDEAGRSAANQQRPCVSAVLRRQRSGQRSHHPARRPAAAAAVQRRLL encoded by the coding sequence ATGGCATTCGCCCGCTCCTCCCTTCCCCTGCGTCGGGCCGTCCGACTTGCAAACGTCAATGCGGCGCTGTGGGCCACAGGCGCTGGGCTCACTCCCACGCTGCTGGTCACGTACCTCGCGATGGAGCACGGAGCCCAGGGGTTTGGCGTGAGCTGGGTGCTCGCGGCCCCACGGTTCGCCGGGCTGCTCCGTCTGCTGGTCCCCGCCGCCATCGGCTGGCTTGGGTCGCGCAAACGCGTCTGTGTCTTTTGCTACGCGGGCAGCGCGGGTTTGCTGGCCGCGCTGCCGGTCGCTTCTGCGCCGACCGAATCCGCTACGACAACGCCCGGTCTCGCCACGCTGCTCGTGCTTTGGACCGGCTACCAAGTGCTGGAGTATTTCGGCACCACCGCCTTGTGGTCGTGGCTCGGTGACCTCTATCCACCGCGAGTGCGGGGCAGGATGATAGGCGTCCGCGAGAAGTGGCTGACGCGCGGCCAGATAGCCGGAGCCCTGTCTGGATTCCTGATCACCTCCACCTGGGGCGACAACGCGACCGCGCGCTGGGTCCCGCTAGCCGCGTCGACGTGCGTCGGCGCCCTGTTCATGGCGTCGGCCGTCGCGCCGCTGGCGGCCATGCCCAATCTCCGATCTCCGCCTTCGCTCGCCACGGGGCGATCGCACCGTCGTGCCCTGAACGAGCTGCTCACCTCCCCCCTGCTAAGGCTGCTCGCCTGGTCGATGCTGTTGTCGGTCGCGAACGGCATCGCCGCGGCTGCCCGGGGCGTCTACCCGTATCGGGTGCTCGGCCTCGCGTACCCGACGATGCTGACGCTCACCGTCGGGATGCGTGCGGGCCAGTCACTGACGGCGCCGGCGGCCGGCCGCTGGGTGGATCGCTGGGGCGTACGCCGCATGGATCGCCTACGCGGGCCTCAACGTCGGTCTCGACGCGATGAAGCTGGACGTAGCGCCGCAAACCAACAACGCCCCTGCGTTAGCGCTGTACTACGCCGCCAACGATCTGGTCAGCGGAGTCACCATCCTGCTAGGCGGCCTGCTGCTGCAGCCGCTGTTCAGCGGCGCCTCCTCTGA